One window from the genome of Oryza glaberrima chromosome 3, OglaRS2, whole genome shotgun sequence encodes:
- the LOC127768256 gene encoding splicing factor SF3a60 homolog — MASTVLEATRAKHEDMERLERLAVRELQREPANARDRLYQSHRVRHMLDLVISTSGKLVEIYEDKDNARKDEISNHLSSTVQAEIFPKFYDRLKEIRDYHRRNPSARFVSATDDFEELLKEEPAIEFTGEEAFGRYLDLHELYNEFINSKFGTPMEYSAYVGTFSHVEKMAQNLKTSRQYREYLEHILEYLTSFLYRTEPLQDIEKISAKLESEFEEQWTNGEVPGWESKDPEKESAQESVIDLDYYTTVEELVELGPEKLKEALAARGLKSGGTVQQRAERLFLLKHTPLEQLDRKHFAKGSHSSVSNATSNGNNFKDNLKKEIALMEVKMRRLCELLDEIIVRTKENAEKKLTLTYEEMEAEREEEEVQADSESDDEDQQIYNPLKLPMGWDGKPIPYWLYKLHGLGQEFKCEICGNHSYWGRRAYERHFKEWRHQHGMRCLGIPNTKNFNEITSIQEAKELWEKIQQRQGLNKWRPDLEEEYEDQEGNIYNKKTYTDLQRQGLI; from the exons ATGGCGTCGACGGTGCTGGAGGCGACGCGGGCGAAGCACGAGGACATGGAGAGGCTGGAGCGGCTGGCGGTGCGGGAGCTGCAGCGGGAGCCCGCCAACGCGCGCGACCGCCTCTACCAGTCCCACCGCGTGCGCCACATGCTCGACCTCGTCATCTCCACCTCCGGCAAGCTC GTGGAAATCTACGAGGACAAGGATAATGCTAGGAAGGATGAGATCTCCAACCATCTTAGTTCCACAGTGCAAGCTGAAATCTTTCCAAAGTTCTATGACAGGCTCAAAGAG ATCCGTGATTACCATAGGCGTAATCCTTCTGCCCGTTTTGTTAGTGCAACTGATGATTTCGAAGAGCTACTAAAGGAGGAACCGGCTATTGAATTCACTGGAGAG GAAGCTTTTGGCCGATACCTGGACTTGCATGAGCTTTACAATGAGTTCATAAATTCCAAGTTTGGAACTCCAATGGAATACTCAGCATATGTTGGCACCTTTTCTCACGTGGAGAAGATGGCACAAAATCTGAAAACCTCCAG GCAATACAGAGAATACCTGGAGCATATTTTGGAGTATCTGACATCATTTCTGTATCGCACAGAACCATTGCAAGACATTGAGAAGATTTCTGCAAAG TTGGAAAGCGAGTTTGAAGAACAGTGGACCAATGGTGAAGTGCCTGGATGGGAGAGCAAGGACCCAGAGAAAGAATCTGCACAAGAGTCAGTAATAGACCTTGATTACTATACCACTGTTGAAGAGCTTGTTGAGCTGGGCCCAGAAAAGTTGAAAGAG GCTTTAGCTGCTCGTGGATTAAAAAGTGGTGGTACTGTTCAACAGCGTGCTGAGCGACTTTTCTTGTTGAAG CATACACCCTTGGAACAATTGGATCGTAAGCATTTTGCCAAAGGTTCACACAGTTCTGTCTCCAATGCTACTTCTAATGGTAACAATTTCAAGGATAATTTGAAGAAGGAAATTGCTTTAATGGAAGTAAAGATGAGGCGCCTTTGTGAGCTACTAGATGAG ATCATTGTACGGACAAAGGAAAATGCAGAGAAGAAGCTGACTCTCACATATGAAGAAATGGAAGCAGAACGAGAAGAG GAAGAAGTGCAAGCTGATAGTGAAAGTGATGATGAAGACCAACAAATCTACAATCCTCTTAAGTTGCCGATGGGTTGGGACGGCAAACCTATACCCTATTGGCTATATAAGCTCCATGGTCTTGGTCAG GAATTCAAATGTGAGATATGTGGAAACCACAGCTACTGGGGGCGACGGGCTTATGAGCGGCATTTCAAGGAGTGGCGCCATCAGCACGGGATGCGCTGTCTTGGAATTCCTAATACTAAGAACTTCAATGAAATCACATCCATCCAG GAGGCAAAAGAACTCTGGGAGAAAATTCAACAACGACAAGGGCTGAACAAGTGGCGGCCAGACCTAGAAGAAGAGTACGAAGATCAGGAGGGAAATATCTACAACAAGAAGACCTACACTGATCTGCAGCGCCAGGGCCTGATTTAG